The following are from one region of the Rosettibacter firmus genome:
- a CDS encoding alpha-ketoacid dehydrogenase subunit alpha/beta: MNKYHNQYLLNHSQALKSIDGSFSKEELLEVFKLMLLSREIDNKQMTLIKQGKAFFHIAGAGHEAVQIAFGKLMNKGVDWAYPYYRDLAFVLAIGITPKEIFLNFLAKANDEMSGGRQMPSHWASKKLNIPSQSSPTGTQYLQAVGTALGLKKQNKDGVVLVSSGEGATSEGEFHEAVNWACRDKLPVIFLIENNKWAISVPVENQTSGKDGSISEMMKGYENLYRIKIDGTNFFQSYSAALKSFDYARNKMGPVLVEADVVRIFSHSSSDDQKKYIPKEILDEAFERDPIKIFSKYLIKEGLVSEEFVENMKESIHQEINQAADEALKYPEPEPETAIKYVYDESNRKNELDYEKSFKTGKSIVMVDAINHALKEEMEINEKIFVFGEDVADPKGGVFTATKGLSTRFGNNRVFNSPLAEASIVGVAIGMSLTGIKPCVEIQFGDYIWPAFMQIRNELVMYRYRSNNLFETPVVIRVPVGGYIHGGIYHSQNIESFFTHMPGLLIAYPSNAADAKGLLKTALRLNDPVLFLEHKGLYRQSYASSPEPDSNYLLPFGKAKIIKEGNDLTVVTYGAMVHETNFAAKKLEEDGYSIEIIDLRTLQPLDVETIYQSVKKTGKVAIVHEDTLTAGFGAEIAALISDSCFEYLDGPIKRIAAKDSPIPYSNYLEKFILPDKFKIYNGLLELLNY, encoded by the coding sequence ATGAATAAATATCATAATCAATACCTTTTAAATCATTCTCAGGCTTTAAAAAGCATTGATGGTTCTTTCTCAAAAGAAGAACTTCTGGAAGTATTTAAATTAATGTTATTATCTCGCGAAATTGACAATAAACAAATGACATTAATAAAGCAAGGTAAAGCCTTTTTCCATATAGCAGGAGCTGGACATGAAGCAGTACAAATCGCATTTGGTAAATTGATGAATAAAGGAGTTGATTGGGCTTATCCTTATTATAGAGATCTGGCTTTTGTTCTTGCTATTGGAATAACTCCAAAAGAAATCTTTCTTAATTTTCTTGCAAAAGCTAATGACGAAATGAGTGGTGGTAGACAAATGCCATCACATTGGGCTTCAAAAAAACTAAATATTCCTTCACAATCGAGTCCTACTGGTACTCAATATCTACAAGCAGTTGGAACTGCACTGGGTTTAAAAAAGCAAAATAAAGATGGAGTTGTTTTGGTTAGCAGTGGCGAAGGAGCTACAAGTGAAGGTGAATTTCATGAAGCTGTTAATTGGGCTTGTCGTGATAAACTTCCAGTTATCTTTTTAATTGAAAATAATAAATGGGCAATTTCTGTACCTGTCGAAAATCAAACTTCTGGGAAAGATGGCTCTATTTCCGAAATGATGAAAGGTTATGAAAATTTATATCGAATCAAAATTGATGGAACAAATTTTTTTCAATCATATTCTGCAGCACTTAAATCATTTGATTATGCAAGAAATAAAATGGGACCTGTTCTTGTTGAAGCGGATGTTGTAAGAATTTTTTCACATTCTTCTTCGGACGATCAGAAAAAATATATTCCAAAAGAAATACTCGATGAAGCTTTCGAGAGAGATCCAATAAAAATATTTTCAAAATATTTAATAAAAGAAGGTTTGGTTTCTGAAGAATTTGTTGAAAATATGAAAGAAAGTATTCATCAGGAAATAAATCAAGCTGCTGATGAAGCTTTAAAGTATCCAGAACCTGAACCAGAGACTGCAATTAAATATGTTTATGATGAATCTAATAGAAAAAATGAACTTGATTATGAAAAGTCTTTTAAGACTGGTAAATCAATTGTAATGGTTGATGCAATAAATCATGCATTAAAAGAAGAAATGGAAATAAATGAAAAAATTTTTGTCTTTGGCGAAGATGTTGCTGATCCAAAAGGTGGTGTATTTACAGCTACAAAAGGATTATCTACCAGATTTGGAAATAATAGAGTTTTTAACTCTCCATTAGCCGAAGCAAGTATAGTTGGTGTTGCAATTGGTATGTCGCTAACAGGCATTAAACCATGCGTAGAAATTCAATTTGGTGATTACATCTGGCCTGCGTTTATGCAAATACGTAACGAACTTGTTATGTATCGTTATCGATCGAATAATTTATTTGAAACTCCTGTAGTTATACGAGTTCCTGTTGGAGGCTATATTCATGGTGGAATTTATCATAGTCAAAATATTGAAAGTTTTTTTACTCATATGCCTGGATTACTTATTGCTTATCCTTCAAATGCTGCAGATGCAAAAGGTTTATTAAAAACAGCCCTTAGATTAAACGATCCTGTTTTATTCCTTGAGCATAAAGGTTTGTATAGACAGAGTTATGCATCTTCTCCTGAACCAGATTCTAATTATCTATTACCATTTGGAAAAGCTAAAATAATAAAAGAAGGGAATGACTTAACAGTTGTAACTTATGGAGCAATGGTGCACGAGACAAATTTTGCTGCTAAAAAATTAGAAGAAGATGGTTACTCAATTGAAATAATTGACTTACGAACATTGCAACCTCTTGATGTTGAAACTATTTATCAATCAGTTAAAAAAACAGGTAAAGTTGCCATAGTACACGAAGATACATTAACTGCTGGATTTGGTGCAGAAATAGCTGCTTTAATCTCTGATAGTTGTTTTGAATATCTTGATGGTCCTATTAAAAGAATTGCTGCTAAAGATTCACCTATCCCTTATTCTAATTATTTAGAAAAATTTATATTACCAGATAAATTCAAAATATATAATGGTTTATTAGAGTTATTAAATTATTAA
- a CDS encoding sensor histidine kinase yields the protein MIGSIVTNKKQNKEQYDIIESENLLESLMDNTDDYIWFVDSNFHLTAFNKNFYYFIFMRYSKKINIGDDFLAIFKDDEVNFWKNCLEKALKGEKFKDEISFDNYENGYYRVYFNPVKNKLNEIVAVSVYAQNISESKLAEEKMLKSELLSQSILSTSPDGIVTTELDGTISFASDKFIEMVGNINIEELFGKKLCDFVYYDDQEKFNENLNELSKGKHCNSYIFRLKKGNDSFFYVESKIDVIRNEENLPIQILFIIRDITDRIEAELEREKLLQDIAYSRDQIEQEAARYVELNNQLYESEKKLEELNNAKDKLFSIIGHDLKNPFITLLGFSEILVEDYDELSDDEKKEYIKIIYDTARNTQKLLENLLSWSRAQSGRLQINLEALSIKNVIKENVELVKSQAEKKSIKINTFINSSLMVYADKNLLDTIIRNLLTNAIKFTGENGMVTVRTEDEDGFVKVSVEDTGIGLSDEDLKKLFRIDVNNKEIGNSEEKGTGLGLILCKEFCEKQGGKIWVESQLGKGSKFYFTIPIYKPTI from the coding sequence ATGATTGGTTCAATAGTAACAAACAAAAAGCAAAATAAAGAACAATATGATATTATTGAATCCGAAAATTTGCTCGAATCATTAATGGATAATACCGACGATTATATATGGTTTGTTGATAGCAATTTTCACTTAACAGCATTCAACAAGAATTTTTACTACTTCATTTTTATGCGATATTCAAAAAAAATTAATATTGGAGATGATTTTTTAGCAATTTTTAAAGACGATGAAGTTAACTTCTGGAAGAATTGCTTGGAAAAAGCATTAAAGGGAGAAAAATTTAAAGATGAAATTTCATTTGATAATTATGAAAATGGTTACTATAGAGTTTATTTCAATCCAGTAAAAAATAAATTAAATGAGATTGTAGCTGTATCAGTTTATGCACAAAACATTTCTGAAAGCAAACTTGCCGAAGAAAAAATGCTAAAAAGTGAATTGCTTTCGCAATCAATCTTATCAACATCACCTGATGGAATAGTTACTACAGAACTTGATGGTACAATCTCTTTTGCTTCAGATAAATTTATAGAAATGGTAGGGAATATTAACATAGAAGAATTATTTGGTAAAAAATTATGTGATTTCGTTTATTATGATGATCAGGAAAAATTTAATGAAAACCTGAATGAATTATCGAAAGGGAAGCATTGTAACTCTTATATTTTTAGATTAAAAAAGGGAAATGACTCATTCTTTTATGTTGAATCCAAAATTGATGTAATTAGAAATGAAGAGAACTTGCCAATTCAAATTCTATTTATTATTCGTGATATTACAGATCGCATAGAAGCAGAATTAGAAAGAGAAAAATTACTTCAGGATATTGCTTATTCTCGAGATCAGATTGAGCAAGAAGCAGCTCGTTATGTTGAATTAAATAATCAACTTTATGAATCTGAGAAAAAACTCGAAGAATTAAATAATGCCAAAGATAAATTGTTCTCAATTATTGGTCACGACCTTAAGAATCCTTTTATTACCTTACTCGGTTTTTCTGAAATATTAGTTGAAGATTATGATGAATTATCTGATGATGAGAAGAAAGAATATATAAAAATTATTTATGATACTGCTCGTAATACACAAAAGTTATTAGAAAATCTTTTAAGCTGGTCAAGAGCACAATCTGGTAGACTTCAAATTAATTTAGAAGCTTTATCAATTAAAAATGTTATAAAAGAAAATGTAGAATTAGTGAAATCTCAAGCAGAAAAAAAGAGCATAAAAATAAATACATTTATAAATTCTTCTTTAATGGTTTATGCAGATAAAAATTTACTTGATACAATTATTCGTAACTTACTCACCAATGCAATTAAATTTACTGGTGAAAATGGAATGGTTACTGTCAGGACAGAAGATGAAGATGGATTTGTGAAAGTTTCTGTAGAAGATACTGGCATTGGACTTAGCGACGAAGATCTAAAAAAACTTTTTAGAATAGATGTTAACAATAAAGAAATTGGTAATTCAGAAGAAAAAGGGACTGGACTTGGACTTATTTTATGTAAAGAATTTTGTGAAAAGCAGGGTGGAAAAATTTGGGTTGAAAGTCAATTAGGAAAAGGAAGCAAATTTTATTTTACAATTCCCATCTACAAACCAACTATATAA
- the glmM gene encoding phosphoglucosamine mutase: MPTLMVSVSGIRGIIGDGLDPQTIIKYTSAFAEFCGKGKIILGSDGRISGEMVKSIVIGTLLAKGLDVIDIGICPTPTVLFNVKKLKAAGGIQISASHNPNEWNALKLINRKGEFMSPEENAEMLSKIDGAQKNFSPWNKLGKVIKYDNGLINHINAVLNMKFLNIPKVRRRKFRILLDCVNGAGAYSVPILLKKLGCEVIEMNCEKTGIFPRLPEPVPENLKKTMNAVKKHKADLGIVVDPDVDRLVLITEKGEPFIEENTITQAVKFYLSKKKGNVVVNLSTTRAVEDIAKEYGCKVFRSPVGEANVVKKMKEVQAIIGGEGSGGVILPEVNFGRDALVGIAIVLQHLTEFGGKMSELKNSLPQYFITKKKIEISEKNPDYIISTLAKKYSGYNINLEDGLRIDFDDHWVHLRKSNTEPIIRCIVEAKTKEEAERLSEFYFKEITEF; encoded by the coding sequence ATGCCTACACTAATGGTAAGTGTATCTGGAATTCGTGGTATTATTGGTGATGGTTTAGATCCGCAAACAATTATTAAATATACATCAGCATTTGCAGAATTTTGTGGTAAGGGAAAAATTATTCTGGGCAGTGATGGAAGAATTTCTGGAGAGATGGTAAAAAGTATAGTTATTGGTACTTTATTAGCTAAAGGATTAGATGTTATTGATATTGGAATTTGTCCTACACCAACTGTTTTATTCAATGTAAAGAAATTAAAAGCTGCTGGTGGAATTCAAATTTCGGCAAGTCATAATCCGAATGAATGGAATGCATTAAAATTAATCAATCGCAAAGGGGAATTTATGAGTCCCGAAGAAAATGCTGAAATGTTAAGTAAAATAGATGGTGCTCAAAAAAATTTTTCTCCCTGGAACAAATTAGGAAAAGTAATAAAGTATGATAATGGTTTAATAAATCATATTAACGCTGTGTTGAATATGAAATTCTTAAATATTCCTAAAGTAAGAAGAAGAAAATTTAGAATATTGCTTGATTGTGTAAATGGTGCTGGAGCATATTCAGTTCCTATTTTATTAAAAAAACTTGGTTGCGAAGTTATTGAAATGAATTGTGAAAAGACAGGAATTTTCCCACGACTACCAGAACCAGTACCAGAGAATTTAAAAAAAACAATGAATGCTGTAAAAAAACATAAAGCCGATTTAGGTATAGTTGTCGATCCAGACGTTGATAGATTAGTGTTAATTACAGAAAAAGGAGAACCATTTATAGAAGAAAACACTATTACACAGGCTGTTAAATTTTATTTATCAAAAAAGAAAGGGAATGTTGTTGTAAATTTATCGACAACAAGAGCTGTAGAAGATATTGCAAAAGAATATGGATGTAAAGTATTTCGTTCCCCAGTTGGAGAAGCGAATGTTGTTAAAAAAATGAAAGAAGTCCAGGCAATAATAGGTGGCGAAGGAAGTGGAGGTGTAATTTTACCAGAAGTAAATTTTGGACGCGATGCTCTCGTTGGAATAGCAATTGTACTTCAACATTTAACAGAATTTGGTGGCAAAATGAGTGAATTAAAAAACTCATTACCACAATATTTCATAACAAAGAAGAAAATAGAAATATCAGAAAAAAATCCAGATTATATTATCTCAACACTTGCTAAAAAATATTCAGGTTACAACATTAATCTTGAAGATGGATTAAGAATTGATTTTGATGATCACTGGGTACACTTAAGAAAATCGAATACTGAACCAATCATAAGGTGTATAGTTGAAGCAAAAACTAAAGAAGAAGCCGAAAGATTATCAGAATTTTATTTTAAAGAAATAACAGAGTTCTAA
- a CDS encoding dihydrolipoamide acetyltransferase family protein: MKTEIIMPQMGESITEGTIIKWHKKVGDKVKKDEIIYEITTDKVDTEIPSPCDGTLVEIRVKENEVAKVGTVVAIIDSEENINSEIIEEMVEQEKENVNDLITDDNKQSIRFYSPAVLNIARQEDISLEELDKITGTGIKGRVTKKDLLDYIEKKKSIKEMPAEKIERKTTFESSPSSRVEVIPVDHIRERIIHNMIKSRDTSVHVTSIIEVDVTRIYNFINNNKEHYAKNGIKLTYLPFIAYAAIKALKEYPLMNATIEEDKIIFKKFINLGIAVAIEPDGLIVPNIKNADEMNIIGLAKAIADLSNKARTKKLLLDDITNGTFTITNYGVFGTLIGTPIINQPEVGILGVGSVTKKPVVIENNGVDSIAIRSMMYLSLSHDHRLIDGMLGGKFLSFIKNYLENFEDI, encoded by the coding sequence ATGAAAACAGAAATTATAATGCCTCAAATGGGGGAATCCATTACAGAAGGAACAATAATTAAATGGCATAAGAAAGTAGGTGATAAAGTCAAAAAAGATGAGATTATTTATGAAATTACAACAGATAAGGTTGATACAGAAATTCCTTCGCCATGCGATGGAACTTTAGTTGAAATTAGAGTAAAAGAAAACGAAGTTGCTAAAGTAGGAACAGTTGTAGCTATAATTGATAGCGAAGAAAATATAAATTCAGAAATAATAGAAGAGATGGTCGAACAGGAAAAAGAAAATGTGAATGATTTAATTACAGATGATAATAAGCAATCAATTCGTTTTTATTCACCAGCAGTTTTAAATATTGCTCGTCAAGAAGATATTTCATTAGAAGAACTGGATAAGATTACTGGAACCGGAATCAAAGGCAGGGTTACTAAAAAAGATCTTCTTGATTATATCGAAAAGAAAAAGTCAATTAAAGAAATGCCAGCAGAAAAGATAGAACGAAAAACTACTTTTGAATCTTCACCTTCGTCAAGAGTTGAAGTTATTCCTGTAGATCATATTCGTGAAAGAATTATTCATAACATGATTAAAAGCAGAGATACTTCTGTTCATGTTACTTCCATTATCGAAGTTGATGTAACAAGAATTTACAATTTTATAAATAACAACAAAGAACATTATGCAAAGAATGGTATTAAATTAACTTATCTTCCATTTATCGCATATGCAGCAATCAAAGCATTAAAAGAATATCCATTAATGAATGCAACAATTGAAGAAGATAAAATTATTTTTAAAAAATTTATAAATCTTGGAATAGCAGTAGCAATTGAACCAGATGGTCTGATTGTTCCTAATATAAAAAATGCAGATGAAATGAATATTATTGGACTTGCAAAAGCTATTGCAGACTTAAGTAATAAAGCAAGAACAAAAAAATTGTTACTGGATGATATTACCAATGGAACATTTACTATTACTAATTATGGAGTATTTGGTACTTTGATTGGAACTCCAATAATTAATCAACCAGAAGTTGGAATTCTTGGAGTTGGTAGTGTAACGAAGAAACCAGTTGTTATTGAAAACAATGGTGTCGATAGTATTGCAATAAGATCAATGATGTATTTATCGTTGAGTCACGATCATCGATTAATTGATGGAATGCTTGGCGGTAAATTTCTTTCATTCATAAAAAATTATTTAGAAAATTTTGAAGATATATAG
- a CDS encoding 4Fe-4S dicluster domain-containing protein, which yields MAKVKGDIIIDIEKCKGCELCVVACPQNTLGLSKKLNLKGYHYVVKVEDNCTGCVNCALVCPEGIITVYRKTDKKKEQIATISNVSSDITVMVRS from the coding sequence ATGGCAAAAGTTAAAGGCGATATCATAATTGATATCGAAAAATGTAAAGGCTGTGAGTTATGCGTTGTTGCATGTCCTCAAAATACTCTTGGGCTATCAAAAAAACTTAATTTAAAAGGTTATCATTATGTAGTTAAAGTAGAGGATAATTGTACTGGTTGTGTAAACTGTGCACTGGTTTGTCCAGAAGGTATAATTACAGTTTATCGCAAAACTGATAAAAAGAAAGAACAAATAGCAACAATTTCAAATGTATCAAGTGATATAACAGTTATGGTGCGGTCATGA
- the lipA gene encoding lipoyl synthase, translated as MKINQHQLAFKKEVEKNIQLGKRPEWLKVRLPSGKNYKDVYELMRKSKLNTVCEEAKCPNIAECWNRRTATFMILGDTCTRSCGFCNVKLGIPNKVDLDEPRRVAESVEVLKLNHVVITSVNRDELYDGGASIFSETVRLIRQKMPETTIELLIPDFKGEEHAFNIIMQNKPDILNHNLETVKRLYHVVRPQAKYERSLNVIKWFKEKGLKTKSGIMVGIGETKEEVIELLHDLYNHGCDIVTIGQYLQPTKNHLPVHRYVTLEEFQFYKEYGLKLGFKAIESSPLVRSSYHADKHASL; from the coding sequence ATGAAGATTAATCAACATCAATTAGCTTTCAAAAAAGAAGTAGAAAAAAATATTCAGTTGGGAAAAAGACCTGAGTGGTTGAAAGTTCGTTTACCGAGCGGGAAAAATTATAAAGATGTTTATGAATTGATGCGTAAATCAAAATTGAATACAGTTTGTGAAGAAGCAAAATGTCCAAATATAGCTGAATGCTGGAATAGAAGAACAGCAACTTTTATGATATTAGGTGATACATGTACAAGAAGTTGTGGATTTTGCAATGTTAAATTAGGAATTCCAAATAAAGTGGATTTAGATGAACCTCGAAGAGTAGCAGAATCTGTTGAAGTATTAAAATTAAATCATGTTGTTATTACTTCAGTTAATCGAGATGAATTATATGATGGTGGAGCTTCAATTTTTTCTGAAACAGTTAGATTAATTCGCCAAAAAATGCCTGAGACAACAATTGAATTATTAATTCCTGATTTTAAAGGTGAAGAGCATGCATTTAACATAATTATGCAAAACAAACCTGACATTCTTAATCATAATCTTGAAACTGTAAAAAGATTATATCATGTAGTAAGACCTCAAGCAAAATACGAAAGAAGTTTGAACGTAATTAAATGGTTTAAAGAAAAAGGACTTAAAACTAAAAGTGGAATTATGGTTGGAATTGGAGAAACAAAAGAAGAAGTAATAGAACTTTTACATGATTTGTATAATCATGGATGTGATATAGTTACGATTGGACAATATTTACAACCTACTAAAAATCACCTGCCTGTACATCGTTATGTTACATTAGAAGAATTTCAATTTTATAAGGAATATGGTTTAAAATTAGGATTTAAAGCTATAGAATCTTCACCTCTTGTAAGAAGTTCATATCATGCAGATAAACATGCTTCGTTATAA
- a CDS encoding 3-methyl-2-oxobutanoate dehydrogenase subunit VorB translates to MKKEITLMKGNEALAEAVIRAGCDGYFGYPITPQSEILEYLAREAYARTGMVVLQAESEVAAINMVYGAACTGKKVMTSSSSPGISLMQEGISYIACAELPCLIVNVVRGGPGLGTIQPSQGDYFQAVKGGGHGDYKLIVLAPSTVQEMADFVPLSFDLAFKYRNPVMILTDGALGQMMEKVELFEPIPRKTEIEPWATVGKPLDREHNIITSLHIEPDKMEEINLHLQEKYKQIEKNEVRYEILNCEDAEIVLVAFGLVARICSKAAELARQKGIKVGVFRPITLFPFPYQQLNNIADKVKNFLVVEMNAGQMLEDVRLAVNGKIPVEFYGRMGGIVPSPEEILQKLEDILVGEKL, encoded by the coding sequence ATGAAAAAAGAAATAACTTTAATGAAAGGGAATGAAGCTCTTGCCGAAGCAGTTATAAGAGCTGGTTGTGATGGATATTTTGGTTATCCAATAACTCCACAATCAGAAATATTGGAATATTTAGCAAGAGAAGCTTATGCAAGAACAGGTATGGTTGTTTTACAAGCAGAAAGTGAAGTTGCTGCAATTAATATGGTTTATGGTGCTGCATGCACAGGTAAAAAAGTTATGACTTCATCATCTTCTCCAGGAATAAGTTTAATGCAGGAAGGAATATCTTATATTGCATGTGCAGAACTTCCATGTTTAATTGTTAATGTTGTTAGAGGTGGACCTGGATTGGGAACCATTCAACCTTCACAGGGAGATTATTTTCAAGCTGTTAAAGGAGGTGGACATGGTGATTATAAATTAATTGTACTGGCACCATCTACAGTTCAGGAAATGGCAGATTTTGTCCCTCTAAGTTTTGATCTTGCATTTAAATATCGAAATCCAGTTATGATTCTTACAGATGGTGCATTGGGACAAATGATGGAAAAAGTAGAATTATTCGAACCTATACCTCGTAAAACTGAAATTGAACCATGGGCAACAGTTGGAAAACCTTTAGATAGAGAACATAATATTATTACGTCTCTTCATATTGAACCAGATAAAATGGAAGAAATTAATTTACATTTACAGGAAAAATATAAACAAATTGAAAAAAATGAAGTTCGATATGAAATTCTAAATTGTGAAGATGCAGAAATTGTACTTGTTGCATTTGGACTTGTTGCAAGAATTTGTTCAAAGGCTGCAGAATTAGCACGTCAAAAGGGAATTAAAGTGGGAGTATTTAGACCAATAACTTTATTCCCATTTCCATATCAACAATTGAATAATATAGCTGATAAAGTAAAAAATTTCTTAGTTGTAGAAATGAATGCTGGTCAGATGCTGGAAGATGTTCGTCTTGCAGTAAATGGAAAAATTCCAGTTGAATTTTATGGTAGAATGGGTGGAATTGTCCCTTCACCAGAAGAAATTCTTCAAAAATTAGAAGATATTTTAGTAGGAGAAAAATTATGA
- a CDS encoding DegT/DnrJ/EryC1/StrS family aminotransferase, with amino-acid sequence MKVPLLDLKPQYLSIKNEIDEAIKRVVDSQYFIMGPDVSLLEEEICNYLNCKFAIGVSSGTDALLLALMALDIKPDDEVIVPTYSFFATAGVVARLNAIPVFVDIDPVTFNINPEDLKRKITSKTKAIIPVHLYGQSADMEVIMKIAKEYNLKVVEDAAQAIGTQYKDGKFVGTIGDAGCFSFFPSKNLGGFGDGGIITTNDEEYYHKMKIMRVHGMEPKYYHKFVGGNFRLDSIQAAILRVKLPHLDSWSEKRRKNAELYNRLFIEANLAEEAGRINFDEKNKVLLPEAIYKNSGVKNYHIFNQYVIRVKNRDKLINYLKSKEIGCEIYYPVPFHRQECFSYLGYKDDEFPVSNNAAETSLALPIYPELSEEQIKYVVNTIKEFFENSN; translated from the coding sequence ATGAAAGTTCCATTACTGGATTTAAAACCACAATATCTATCAATTAAAAATGAAATTGATGAGGCAATTAAACGAGTAGTTGATTCACAATATTTCATAATGGGTCCTGATGTTTCACTACTCGAAGAAGAAATATGTAATTATCTTAATTGTAAATTTGCTATAGGTGTATCCTCTGGAACAGATGCTCTCTTACTCGCATTAATGGCATTGGATATAAAACCAGATGACGAAGTTATAGTTCCTACTTATTCTTTTTTTGCAACTGCAGGAGTTGTAGCTCGATTAAATGCTATACCTGTATTTGTTGATATCGATCCAGTAACATTTAATATCAATCCAGAAGATTTAAAAAGAAAAATCACTTCTAAAACAAAAGCTATTATTCCAGTTCATCTTTATGGACAAAGTGCAGATATGGAAGTAATTATGAAGATAGCTAAAGAATATAATCTAAAAGTAGTAGAAGATGCTGCTCAAGCAATTGGCACTCAATATAAAGATGGAAAATTTGTTGGTACAATTGGTGATGCTGGTTGTTTTTCTTTTTTCCCGAGCAAAAATTTAGGTGGTTTTGGTGATGGTGGAATTATTACTACAAATGATGAAGAATATTATCATAAAATGAAGATAATGAGAGTTCACGGAATGGAACCTAAATATTATCATAAATTTGTAGGTGGAAATTTTCGATTGGATTCAATTCAAGCTGCAATTCTTAGAGTGAAATTACCTCATCTGGATTCATGGTCAGAAAAAAGAAGAAAAAATGCAGAACTATATAATCGATTGTTTATAGAAGCTAATCTTGCTGAAGAAGCAGGAAGGATTAACTTTGATGAAAAAAATAAAGTTTTACTTCCAGAAGCTATATATAAAAATTCAGGTGTGAAGAACTATCACATTTTTAATCAATATGTAATTAGAGTAAAAAATAGAGACAAGCTTATAAACTACTTAAAAAGTAAAGAAATAGGTTGTGAAATTTATTATCCTGTTCCATTCCATCGACAGGAATGTTTTAGTTATTTAGGTTATAAAGATGATGAATTTCCAGTTTCGAATAATGCAGCAGAAACTTCTTTGGCTCTACCAATTTATCCAGAACTTTCTGAAGAACAAATTAAGTATGTTGTTAATACAATTAAAGAGTTTTTTGAAAATAGTAATTAA
- the lipB gene encoding lipoyl(octanoyl) transferase LipB has translation MNGRKLQYYNLGFIDYKEAWDLQNIIFQKRLLKEIDDTLLLLEHNHTYTLGKTANPDNLLANDRQLKELGIKVYEIDRGGDITYHGPGQIVGYPIINLSNWKEDTHEYLRALEEVIIKVCSYYGLKAGRNQKYTGVWIANRKVAAIGIKVSRWITMHGFAFNVNTDLNYFGGIIPCGIRDYYVTSLEKELGRKLNIEETKELILEEFMKVFNYSEVIHQNENDFKTNIKIK, from the coding sequence ATGAATGGCAGGAAATTACAATATTACAATCTTGGATTTATCGATTATAAAGAAGCCTGGGATCTACAAAATATTATCTTTCAAAAAAGATTATTAAAAGAAATTGATGATACACTCCTTTTACTTGAACATAATCATACCTATACATTAGGCAAAACTGCAAATCCTGATAATCTTTTAGCAAATGATAGACAATTAAAAGAATTGGGTATCAAAGTATATGAAATTGATAGGGGTGGAGATATTACTTATCATGGACCAGGTCAGATTGTAGGATATCCAATTATTAATTTATCGAACTGGAAAGAAGATACTCACGAATATCTTCGTGCTCTGGAAGAAGTTATTATAAAAGTATGTTCGTATTATGGATTAAAAGCTGGTAGAAATCAAAAATATACTGGTGTTTGGATAGCAAACAGAAAAGTTGCTGCAATTGGTATTAAAGTTAGTAGATGGATTACAATGCATGGATTTGCATTCAATGTTAATACTGATTTGAATTACTTTGGTGGAATAATACCTTGTGGTATAAGAGATTATTATGTTACATCATTAGAAAAAGAACTTGGAAGAAAACTTAATATTGAAGAAACAAAAGAATTAATCCTTGAAGAATTCATGAAGGTATTTAATTACTCCGAAGTAATACATCAGAATGAAAATGACTTCAAAACAAATATAAAAATTAAATAG